TTCTGTGGTAGGGGATAATGACCCTACCGCACATGCAGAAGTGGTAGCCATCCGAGATGCCTGTAAGAACCTGCGCAGTTTTCAACTGACCGGCTGCGAAGTGTACACCAGCTGTGAGCCTTGCCCCATGTGTCTCGGCGCAATCTACTGGGCAAGACCTAAGCGCGTATTCTTTGCCGCCAACCGTCACGATGCCCAACAGGCGGGCTTCGACGATTCCTTCATTTACGAAGAACTGAAACTCCCTTATGAAGCAAGACAGATCCTGATGAATGAATTTGGAAGGAACGATGCAGTAAAACTGTTTGAGGAATATGCGCAGTTGCCTGGAAAAGTGGAGTATTAAGGTGTATATAATTTTTTGATCACGATATACGCGATCACTGCCAGCAGCAGGATGAGCACAATGGAAATGTAGACCCATGGTGCTTCCTGGATCTTTCTCTTCTCGCGCAGGTTCTTTTTTTTCTGGATGTATTGATTGAGGTCCTTGTTGAGCTGGTCTACGTAATTATCGATCTTCTTTTTGCCGTTCACCTGCAGCAACCCTTCGATGGCTTCATTCTCGAAATCATTATCGAGCATCCAGGCTTCTACCTCATGCTTGTCCTGCTCGGACAGTTTGCCTGCGAGGTAATCCATCAACTTTTGATTGTCGATGTCTTTGTTTGAATTCGATAATATGTTTAACAGGTCGCGGTTCATTGTTTTCGGTTATCCCGCCTTTATCTAATGTTTTAGTTTCTTTTCCATGTTTATTTTCAGGTTGCGCTTTCCGTTCTGGATATAGCTTTTCACCTGCATCATGGAAAAGCCTGTTTGCCCGGCGATCTCCTGGTAGCTCTTTTTGTCGAGATAGAACAAAGTTACGCAGAGTTTTTGCTCTTTGCTGAGTTCATCCAGGGATTCGCTCATCAATTCCAGCTGACGGTCTTTTTCCAGGTGGTTCTGCATGCTGCTGTCTTCCGCGGGAGTGGCCACCATGGTCTCTTTGATCTCGGTGGTCTTGCCGTTTTTGGAACGCAGTTTCATGAGACAATAATTCTTGGCAACCATGTAGAGCCAGGATTTGAAATAGTCCACCTTGTATTTCGGCAGTTCCTGTATCACTTTCAAGAATACCTGCTGTACGCCATCGCGGGCTTCTTCTTCATTCTTCAGGTATTTCATGCACACACCGAAGAGCAGCATGGTATACCTTTGCAGGAGCAATCCCAGCCAATAGTTGTTTCGCTCGGCGTAGTATTTTCCGAGTAATTCCTGGTCTGTGATATGTGCATATTGATCCTGGTTCACCGTCTGAAAATTAGCTATTT
This portion of the Pseudobacter ginsenosidimutans genome encodes:
- a CDS encoding nucleoside deaminase produces the protein MSTREQRFMQAAIDVAREGMLQGKGGPFGCVIVLGEEIVGKGCNSVVGDNDPTAHAEVVAIRDACKNLRSFQLTGCEVYTSCEPCPMCLGAIYWARPKRVFFAANRHDAQQAGFDDSFIYEELKLPYEARQILMNEFGRNDAVKLFEEYAQLPGKVEY
- a CDS encoding RNA polymerase sigma factor codes for the protein MNQDQYAHITDQELLGKYYAERNNYWLGLLLQRYTMLLFGVCMKYLKNEEEARDGVQQVFLKVIQELPKYKVDYFKSWLYMVAKNYCLMKLRSKNGKTTEIKETMVATPAEDSSMQNHLEKDRQLELMSESLDELSKEQKLCVTLFYLDKKSYQEIAGQTGFSMMQVKSYIQNGKRNLKINMEKKLKH